A stretch of the Aphis gossypii isolate Hap1 chromosome 2, ASM2018417v2, whole genome shotgun sequence genome encodes the following:
- the LOC114130602 gene encoding gamma-aminobutyric acid type B receptor subunit 1 — MIRFAVVVIVLLTDVPFSLEEDDNVLHIGGIFPIRGKGGWQGGQACEPAVRLALEDVNKNSILSGYQLKLHWNDSECDPGLGASVMYDLLYNKPQKLMLLAGCSTVCTTVAEAAKMWNLVVLCYGASSPALSDRNRFPTLFRTHPSATVHSPTRITLMKKFEWYRIAILQQTEEVFISTVEDIETRCKQNGIEIITRQSFVSDPADAVKNLRRQDARIIVGLFYVVAARKVLCEMYKQQLYGKAYVWFFIGWYKDNWFEVNLKEEGIKCTKKEMRIAAEGHITTEALMWNQNVNQKTISGQTSEDFRKRLENVLRLEGYAIDRHRYPEGYQEAPLAYDAVWAVALAFNKTMTILEKQGKSITSFNYNNKEIADHIYSAINSTQFLGISGWVAFSSQGDRIALTQIEQVINGKYVKLGYYDTQDDNLTWFDKEKWIGGKVPQDRTVIRRVLRTLSIPLLICMWVITTIGILGAVSLIVFNVLNHHRRVIAQSYPACNTIMLSGCVLSLSSIYLFGLDGQIISPSVFPNICQIKTWVLSIGFTLGYGAMYSKVWRVHRLHTSQKKSAIRKALQPWKMYSIVIFLLAVDVAILFLWQCMDPLKRDIQVFPMENPLNSNDDIKIRPELEHCKSENHNFWLSLTLSYKGLLLLFGLFVSYETRSVKLRQINDSRYVGMSIYNVVVTCLITTPVIMVTASQQDASFAFVALSVIFCCFLSMALIFVPKVIEVIRDPHDKPESKYNPDAGMSKEDEDKYKRLIEENKQLAAKIKEKEERLKQLKSDLFSLRGDTDKTELKWNDESQLTEHSFLSQSVNKDTLIVADFITGEGTSDSAFIAGTATSYSRASASDMEFSESYL; from the exons ATGATTCGATTTGCGGTAGTCGTAATTGTGCTGTTAACCGATGTTCCGTTTTCATTAGAAGAGGACGACAATGTATTACACATCGGCGGCATATTCCCGATCCGCGGCAAAGGTGGATGGCAAGGAGGTCAAGCTTGTGAGCCTGCAGTTCGGCTAGCTTTGGAAGATGTGAACAAGAATAGCATTCTATCCGGATATCAATTGAAATTGCATTGGAATGATAGCGAG tgtGATCCTGGACTTGGTGCATCAGTTATGTATGATCTACTATATAACAAACCTCAAAAACTAATGTTATTAGCAGGATGCAGTACTGTATGCACAACTGTTGCCGAAGCCGCAAAAATGTGGAATTTAGTTGTT ttatgtTACGGTGCCAGTTCGCCAGCATTGTCAGATAGAAATCGCTTTCCCACACTGTTTAGAACACATCCTTCAGCTACTGTCCATAGTCCAACTAGAATaacattaatgaaaaaatttgaatggTATAGAATAGCGATTCTTCAGCAAACTGAAGAAGTGTTTATTtct aCAGTGGAGGATATAGAGACTAGATGCAAACAAAACGGCATTGAAATAATTACCAGGCAAAGTTTTGTGAGTGATCCAGCTGATGCTGTTAAAAACTTGCGTAGACAAGACGCCAGGATAATTGTTGGCTTATTTTACGTCGTTGCTGCTAGAAAAGTATTATGTGAGATGTATAAACAGCAGTTATATGGAAAAGCCTATGTGTGGTTTTTTATTG gttgGTACAAAGACAACTGGTTTGAAGTTAACTTAAAAGAAGAaggaataaaatgtacaaaaaaagaaatgagAATTGCAGCTGAAGGTCACATTACCACTGAAGCTCTTATGTGGAATCAAAATGTTAACCAAAAGACTATTTCTGGCCAg aCTTCTGAAGACTTTCGAAAAAGGctagaaaatgttttaagattAGAAGGTTATGCAATTGATCGACATCGTTATCCTGAAGGTTATCAAGAAGCGCCGTTAGCATACGATGCAGTTTGGGCTGTAGCGTTgg ctTTCAACAAAACTATGACTATCCTGGAAAAACAAGGAAAATCAATTACCAGCTTTAATTACAACAACAAAGAAATTGCTGATCATATATATTCAGCTATAAATTCGACTCAGTTTCTCGGGATATCA ggTTGGGTAGCTTTTAGTTCACAAGGTGACCGTATAGCATTAACGCAGATTGAACAAGTTATTAATGGAAAATACGTTAAGCTCGGTTACTATGACACACAGGATGATAATTTAACATGGTTCGATAAAGAGAAATGGATAg gtggAAAAGTTCCGCAAGACAGAACTGTAATTCGACGTGTACTGCGCACGTTATCGATACCATTATTGATTTGTATGTGGGTAATCACAACTATCGGGATACTTGGAGCAGTTAgccttattgtatttaatgttcTAAATCATCATAGAAG GGTTATTGCTCAATCATATCCGGCTTGCAATACAATAATGTTGTCAGGCTGTGTATTGAGCTTGagcagtatttatttatttggctTAGATGGTCAAATTATATCACCGTCGGTTTTTCCAAACATATGCCAAATAAAAACTTGGGTGTTGTCAATTGGATTTACTCTGGGTTATGGAGCTATGTATAGTAAGGTGTGGAGAGTACACAGACTACACACTAGTCAAAAGAAAAGCGCAATTAGG AAAGCTTTGCAGCCCTGGAAAATGTATTCgatcgtaatatttttactggcTGTTGATGTTGCAATTCTTTTCTTATGGCAATGTATGGATCCTCTGAAGCGTGATATACAAGTATTTCCTATGGAAAATCCTTTAAATAGCAACGATGACATAAAAATAAGACCAGAATTAGAGCACTGTAAGAGTGAAAATCACAACTTTTGGCTAA GTTTAACATTAAGCTATAAAGGGTTGCTTTTGCTCTTTGGACTTTTCGTCTCATACGAAACCAGAAGTGTCAAACTGAGACAAATAAATGATTCACGGTACGTCGGAATGTCAATTTACAATGTGGTTGTTACGTGCTTGATAACTACGCCGGTGATAATGGTGACGGCATCACAGCAAGATGCTAGTTTTGCTTTTGTAGCGTTATCTGTTATTTTCTGTTGCTTCCTTTCCATGGCCCTAATATTCGTACCCAAA GTGATCGAAGTAATTCGGGATCCTCATGATAAACCGGAATCTAAATATAACCCCGATGCTGGAATGTCAAAAGAAGACGAAGATAAGTATAAGAGActtattgaagaaaataaacaacttGCTGCTAAAATAAAAGag aaagagGAGCGATTAAAACAACTTAAGTCTGACCTATTCAGTTTGAGGGGCGATACTGATAAGACTGAACTAAAATGGAACGATGAGTCGCAGTTAACCGAACACTCGTTCTTATCGCAGTCGGTAAATAAAGATACTTTAATTGTAGCTGATTTCATAACTGGCGAAGGTACATCGGACTCAGCGTTCATTGCTGGTACGGCCACTTCTTATTCTAGAGCTAGTGCTTCAGATATGGAATTCTCTGAGTCTTACTTGTGA